A segment of the Camelus ferus isolate YT-003-E chromosome 27, BCGSAC_Cfer_1.0, whole genome shotgun sequence genome:
AGTGTAGGTTCAGGCACCATTAGGAACGTTTGACCAAACACGTACACAGCACGGACAGCGGCGTCGCCGGCCTTCCGGTGGCCCAGGGCACGTCCAAGAGACACGGACAGCACGGGAAAGAGACGCTCGACGGCCGGAGCCGCGCGGCGCCGCGTTCAGGGCCGGGCCCCGCGCGCCTCGCGCCGCCGCCGCAGCTCCTCGCGGTAGCAGTACGAGCAGTAGTGCTCGGTCTCCGCGCGCCCGTAGAACGCGCAGTTCTCGCGCTGACAGCGCCGCTGCGCCGGCCCCGGGCCCGGGCCGCCCCGGCCGCCCTCACCGTTCGAGCGCGCGGCCGGCGCGTCGGCGTCGGCGAACTCCAGGCTGTCCCGCGCCGCGCCGAAGCCGTTGGTGTAGGTCTGCGACTTGGGCTCggccgcgcccgccgcgcccgccgcccccgGCAGAGCCCCTGGGACGGCGCGCGCCAGCGACTCCACCGTATTGACGGTGCGCAGGGCGGCGGCGCGCGCCGGGCTATAGCTCTGCGACGACAGCGAGCGGTTCTGCTGCGGATACGTGGCGCACGGCCGCAGCGCGCCCACCGCCGGGGCGCACGCCTCGTCCCGCGCGCCCGCCGCCTGAACATGGATGATGCTCTGGCGCCCCGGCGCCGGCGGGCTCCGGCCGGGGGCCGGTCCACTGGCGCCCGCACGTCGCGCGCCGCCGGGGCCCGGGGAGGCCACGCTGCCCGCCGCTGCCCGCGCCGCCCGTGCGCCCGCCGCCGGCCCGGGGCTCGGGCGCTCCTTGAGCTTGAGCACCAGCTGCGTGGGCGGCCCGGCCGGCGGGCCCGGAGAGGCGCGCTCGGGGCCCGGCGCGACTTCAGCGTCCGGCCTGCGCGGCGGCCTCTTGACCGTGttggcggaggcggcggcggcggcggcggcgtcgcGGCGCCGCTGCTCCTGCTCCGCGCTGAAGCGCTCCTGCGCGCTGGTCAGGTAGTAGCCGATCATCTCCTCGTGGAACTGGTGCCGGTGGCTGGTGAGCAGCAGGCCGGCGAAGATGAACTTGCGTTCGCCCTGCATGGCGGCGCGCAGGATGTTCAGGCTCAGCTTCACGTCCGTGCTGTACTTCCAGGAGTCGCCCCGGGGCCCGCCGCCCTTGTCGGCGGGCGACGCGCCGGCCGCCTTGTCCGTGGGCGACGGCGTGGTCTTCTCCGATGGCGACGTGCTGGCCGAGGCGCCCGACTCCTCCTTGCTGCCCTTGCGCGCCTTGGCCTTCCTCTCCTTGCCGCGCTCCGGTGCGTCGCCGTGCTTGCCGTTGGCGGAGTTGGCGCGGCTCATCTTGCCGTGCACCAGGCCGCCTAGGCCGCCCATGTTCTTCTTCAGCTTGATGCCCAGCGTCTTGCTGAGGCTGCCCAGCTTGTTGGCCACGGAGTCCGCGCGGGTCTTGTCCTTGTCCTTGCGCTGCTTCTCCTTGTCCTTGTCCTTGCCGCTCTTGCCATTATTGCTGTTGGAGTTGCTGCACACCGAGTCTCGGTCCGAGTCCAGCGAGTCGGCCAGGGACTGCACGTCCTCTCCCGCCGAGGCCGTCGGGGACTCAGGCTGCGCCAGAGGGGCCtgcggagggggcggggagggagggtgggagggccgGGAAGGAAGGAGGTTAGCGACCAGCTGTCCCCACCTGGGCGATGAAAACAGACCCTGCC
Coding sequences within it:
- the OTUD7A gene encoding OTU domain-containing protein 7A isoform X3, translated to MVSSLLPNPTSAECWAALLHDPMILDMDAVLSDFVRSTGAEPGLARDLLEGKNWDLTAALSDYEQLRQVHTANLPPVFNEGRCPKQPEREPPPPGHTADRPCLPRQEDIAQEKRLSRGISHASSAIVSLARSHVASECSNEQFPLEMPIYTFQLPDLSVYSEDFRSFIERDLIEQATMVALEQAGRLNWWSTVCTSCKRLLPLATTGDGNCLLHAASLGMWGFHDRDLVLRKALYTMMRTGAEREALKRRWRWQQTQQNKESGLVYTEEEWEREWTELLKLASSEPRTHFSKNGGTGGGVDNSEDPVYESLEEFHVFVLAHILRRPIVVVADTMLRDSGGEAFAPIPFGGIYLPLEVPPNRCHCSPLVLAYDQAHFSALVSMEQRDQQREQAVIPLTDSEHKLLPLHFAVDPGKAWEWGRDDNDNARLAHLILSLEAKLNLLHSYMNVTWIRIPSETRAPLAQPESPTASAGEDVQSLADSLDSDRDSVCSNSNSNNGKSGKDKDKEKQRKDKDKTRADSVANKLGSLSKTLGIKLKKNMGGLGGLVHGKMSRANSANGKHGDAPERGKERKAKARKGSKEESGASASTSPSEKTTPSPTDKAAGASPADKGGGPRGDSWKYSTDVKLSLNILRAAMQGERKFIFAGLLLTSHRHQFHEEMIGYYLTSAQERFSAEQEQRRRDAAAAAAASANTVKRPPRRPDAEVAPGPERASPGPPAGPPTQLVLKLKERPSPGPAAGARAARAAAGSVASPGPGGARRAGASGPAPGRSPPAPGRQSIIHVQAAGARDEACAPAVGALRPCATYPQQNRSLSSQSYSPARAAALRTVNTVESLARAVPGALPGAAGAAGAAEPKSQTYTNGFGAARDSLEFADADAPAARSNGEGGRGGPGPGPAQRRCQRENCAFYGRAETEHYCSYCYREELRRRREARGARP
- the OTUD7A gene encoding OTU domain-containing protein 7A isoform X2: MWSLSEEPSERWMVSSLLPNPTSAECWAALLHDPMILDMDAVLSDFVRSTGAEPGLARDLLEGKNWDLTAALSDYEQLRQVHTANLPPVFNEGRCPKQPEREPPPPGHTADRPCLPRQEDIAQEKRLSRGISHASSAIVSLARSHVASECSNEQFPLEMPIYTFQLPDLSVYSEDFRSFIERDLIEQATMVALEQAGRLNWWSTVCTSCKRLLPLATTGDGNCLLHAASLGMWGFHDRDLVLRKALYTMMRTGAEREALKRRWRWQQTQQNKESGLVYTEEEWEREWTELLKLASSEPRTHFSKNGGTGGGVDNSEDPVYESLEEFHVFVLAHILRRPIVVVADTMLRDSGGEAFAPIPFGGIYLPLEVPPNRCHCSPLVLAYDQAHFSALVSMEQRDQQREQAVIPLTDSEHKLLPLHFAVDPGKAWEWGRDDNDNARLAHLILSLEAKLNLLHSYMNVTWIRIPSETRAPLAQPESPTASAGEDVQSLADSLDSDRDSVCSNSNSNNGKSGKDKDKEKQRKDKDKTRADSVANKLGSLSKTLGIKLKKNMGGLGGLVHGKMSRANSANGKHGDAPERGKERKAKARKGSKEESGASASTSPSEKTTPSPTDKAAGASPADKGGGPRGDSWKYSTDVKLSLNILRAAMQGERKFIFAGLLLTSHRHQFHEEMIGYYLTSAQERFSAEQEQRRRDAAAAAAASANTVKRPPRRPDAEVAPGPERASPGPPAGPPTQLVLKLKERPSPGPAAGARAARAAAGSVASPGPGGARRAGASGPAPGRSPPAPGRQSIIHVQAAGARDEACAPAVGALRPCATYPQQNRSLSSQSYSPARAAALRTVNTVESLARAVPGALPGAAGAAGAAEPKSQTYTNGFGAARDSLEFADADAPAARSNGEGGRGGPGPGPAQRRCQRENCAFYGRAETEHYCSYCYREELRRRREARGARP
- the OTUD7A gene encoding OTU domain-containing protein 7A isoform X4; translated protein: MAGGAGLSSPLGLHVLPHGHRLSVLSCRWMVSSLLPNPTSAECWAALLHDPMILDMDAVLSDFVRSTGAEPGLARDLLEEKRLSRGISHASSAIVSLARSHVASECSNEQFPLEMPIYTFQLPDLSVYSEDFRSFIERDLIEQATMVALEQAGRLNWWSTVCTSCKRLLPLATTGDGNCLLHAASLGMWGFHDRDLVLRKALYTMMRTGAEREALKRRWRWQQTQQNKESGLVYTEEEWEREWTELLKLASSEPRTHFSKNGGTGGGVDNSEDPVYESLEEFHVFVLAHILRRPIVVVADTMLRDSGGEAFAPIPFGGIYLPLEVPPNRCHCSPLVLAYDQAHFSALVSMEQRDQQREQAVIPLTDSEHKLLPLHFAVDPGKAWEWGRDDNDNARLAHLILSLEAKLNLLHSYMNVTWIRIPSETRAPLAQPESPTASAGEDVQSLADSLDSDRDSVCSNSNSNNGKSGKDKDKEKQRKDKDKTRADSVANKLGSLSKTLGIKLKKNMGGLGGLVHGKMSRANSANGKHGDAPERGKERKAKARKGSKEESGASASTSPSEKTTPSPTDKAAGASPADKGGGPRGDSWKYSTDVKLSLNILRAAMQGERKFIFAGLLLTSHRHQFHEEMIGYYLTSAQERFSAEQEQRRRDAAAAAAASANTVKRPPRRPDAEVAPGPERASPGPPAGPPTQLVLKLKERPSPGPAAGARAARAAAGSVASPGPGGARRAGASGPAPGRSPPAPGRQSIIHVQAAGARDEACAPAVGALRPCATYPQQNRSLSSQSYSPARAAALRTVNTVESLARAVPGALPGAAGAAGAAEPKSQTYTNGFGAARDSLEFADADAPAARSNGEGGRGGPGPGPAQRRCQRENCAFYGRAETEHYCSYCYREELRRRREARGARP